The Streptomyces liliiviolaceus sequence GAACTCCGGCGAGTGCCTGAATGTCGGCATCCCGGGCGAGAGGCGCTGACAGGACGCGGCACAGGTTGGCCTGGTAGACCTCACCGGCCGCAATGTGATCCCGAATGCGTCCGACTGCGGTGATGTAGGCCTGCCGGTCGAGCGACGTGGACCATTCCTGTCGTCGAGGCCCTGCCCATGGAACCGACACGAGAGCAGGTGCCGGGCGTCTGTGCAGGTCTCTGAAGCGCGCACAGGTCACCTTGCCTTCGAAATCAGCCACCACCACCCAGAACCCACGCGAGTCCAGTGCCGCCGGATCGTCGGTTACATCGAGAAGGCACGTCGCGAACACTCCCTCCCAGCAGGCCAGGGCATCGGCGTTGCGCAGAAGAGACAAAGATCTGCCCTCCTGTCCTCGCCACTGGTCGGGGAATGACCCACTTCGATAGGAGCGGAGCCCTGGCAGAGTCCGCAGCCTCCAGCGTGAGCACCCTGCCGTACTCCTGCCCGCGTGGCCTAGGTCGGCACGAGCCCACCACCCGAGAGAATCTACTCAGCAGAATACCATTCTGTCCAGTAGATTACGTGCTCGTAAGTTCCAGACCCCAACCCCTCTCATCACGAGAGAGCACCACCTACCCTCAGCAGCTGACGATGCCCGCGGGGAATGTTCGGATGCCTGCCCGGACACACCCCCCATAGGTAAGTACCACCCCCTCAACAGAGGCCACCCACAGCACCGACAGCCTGCCCATGTCCGCCAGCGCGCGATCACCGCACCCCGCCTTATCACTCTCGCCCTCAACGGCGCCCACTTGGAACGAGGCATGGTGATCGGCGCCACCGTCGCCGTTAAGGCCGCGCCGCACATCAAGAGCAAGCTCAACGACCTCAGGTCGAAGCTGCACCGCAAGCCCGAGGACACCGCCGAGACGGGCCCCCTCCAGGCCATGCCGGAACCGCCCGCCACGATGGACGAGGAGCCCCCGCGCCAAGGTCGGCACCTGCACGCGGCGTGAGGCCCCCGGCGGACCGCCTGCCGCATGTGCCCTCGCGAGGCAGAGCGGATCCGTAGTCCGTTGAACGTGACGCCCCCGCGGGGCAGTAACGACCGGACGAGCGCGATGCTCGACAGAAAGACAAAGAGGACTCCGCCAGGAGTCACAGCCTTGCTTCGTCGTAACCACGCGAGAACAGCGGCATCCCATGCAGAGAATGCCCAGCACATCAGTGTGAGACGTCGCACTCGATGCGACAATGGGCCTATGACCGGAGGACCGAATCTAATGACAGCGCAGGAGACTCGCGCTCTCGTCAACGCCGCGCTCGCAGACCCCGAACTCGACCTCGGTGTTCCCCTCAGTATGTCACTTGCACTACGCGAAGGCCTACACACCAGAGTCCTCGTCGCTCTGACGCGTGGCGATTACCATCCGGCCGTCGGCGAAGTGCCGGGAACCCTGACCTACCGCGACGGCGACCAGGTCCGCGTCGTTAACCTCTCCCCTGAGTCCGAACTCATCCTGGCCGCCTACCTGGCGCGATGATCCACTCCTTCGCACGATGCGGCGTCTCATGTCGATGCCGAGTCCGCAGCTCTCCTGGCCGTCAGCTGCTCGTACAACAGCTTCTAAAGCGATGATCCCGTTCCTGCCGGGTAGGCCGACTGCCGGAACGCTTCGATCGCCGTACGCACCTCAAGCGCACCGTTCCACTCACCGTGCCATTCCTGGGCGTAGCTGCTGAACCGGCGGAAGACCAGAGCGTGGGCCACATCGGCGACAGCTTCGGGTGGCGCGTAGACGCGGTTCAGGGCGGTGAGTGGTCCGCGCGGGAGCGCTGGTGCGGCGGTGGGTCGGAGCAGGGTGTGGGACCAGCCGGTGTCTTCGTGCCAGGCGCCAGTTGGATGCCGCCCGGGCCAGCGCAGCGGGAGACGTCCCAGGCGAACGTCAGGAACATCGTCACCTCGCGCACGCTGTGGGTGCGTTCGATGCGGACGGTGCCGGGCGGGATGCCGCGGCCGGTGAGCGCTTGGTCGACGGCTTCGGCATAGGGCCAGTGCGGGAGCAGGGTGGGGTCCAGCATTCCGGGCGGTTTCAGCAGCACGTGACGCACTCGCCTCCATAACGGGCTAGGGCCGACAGCGGCAGGGTCTAAAGACGGGGCCCGAACGTCGGCTGGAGTCGGCCGGGGGCCGCTTCCGTGAGCGGCCCCTCCTCTGCCTCGGGCGAGTGCTCAAATCATCGGTTCATGGCGCAGTTCCTTCTCGTGCGCGGGTGCGTGTGCGCGGCTGCGCATGCAGGGCGCGGGTGTGGATGCGCAGGTGTGCACGCGCGGCTGGCGCCCGGCCGGGGCCCGACCAGAACGGGTGCCACCACAGGCGGGACGACAGCACCACCAAGCGACGCCGGAGCACTGCGTGTGCGGTCGTGGGGCGGGGTGCGGCGAGGGCGTCGTAGGTGCGTTGCACGGCTGCCTGCAGCTGGATGAGGTCTTGAGGGAAGGGTGCGCGCTCCATGCCTACACGTTATCGAACTACTATTCGAACACGCGAGTGGCGGGCCTGCCTGGTTCCGCCGGATCGGGAGCGAGAGTATGTTCGACGACCTACCTGCCGACTTGAGCCGACTACTTACGTTGAGGACCTGGCACGCCATGTGTCTACAGTGCATCGACGCAAAGATCGCCACTGTCCGGCAGCGGGAAGCCGAGCAGGAACACCGCCGGCTCACCCGGCCCCCGGGGCCGGAGTGGGTCGTCGAGCTGGGCATCGGCGACGGCCGCCCGCCCGCCCGCCGAAGTCCACGTCGGCCACTGCTACGCCATCGGCAAGCGCCGCCGCCCCATCAGCCGTGACGAAGCCCGCCGACTCCTCAATGCCGGGCTGCGCGCGTGCAGCCACTGCAGCCCGGACACCCTGCTCGACATCCCCTTATCCAACTGCCCGGCCCTTGCCGCCGCGGCGCGCTGACAGCTTCCCGCTCCTTTGCGGCCTGCCACGCTGCACCGCGGTGTCCACCCACTTCCCCACCCCCTGGATAGGACACCCCCGCGATGACCAGCACTCCCGTACCACCGATCAGCGAACCCGACCCCTCCACCTTTAAAACGTCCAGCAGCTACGTCGGCCCCCGCTCCGGCTGTCAGCGCGCCACGCTGAAATACGGCTCCGGTGCGCTGCCCTTGTGCCAGTGGTGCATGGCCACCGCCCGCGACGGTTGGGGGCCCGCCGTGCGCTTCACCAGCACCCGTGCGCGGGACTGACCGCTGCGCCGTCAGTTCAGCGAGGCGAGGGCGCCTTGCCGTGCGCCCTTCTCAGGACATCGTGGCTTCCACCGACTCTTCGTTGCCGTCCGCACTGCGAGAAGTCTTCTGCCACCAGTTCAGGAGACAGCCTCTGGCGATGTACCCGAAGGTGTGGAGATGCATCGGCAGGTCCTTTGCGAGCCACGCGGCATTACCGGCGGCTGACGCGAGGAACGAGGGACGCTCATCCGCTGTCATTCCATGGCCCGCAAACGGCACCTGGCACAGCGGAGACGGGAAGGGTACGCCTCCATGCAGCCGCTCTGACCGGTACGCGTACACCTGGTCGACTGCTTTCCTGAGTTTCGGCCAGGACCAGTCGACCTGCGCATAGACTTCGGGCCGCTTCGGCGGCGGCCCAGGGTGATGCGTCTTGACGAAGGACATGAAACGGGCGGTGGCTCTCACGACCCCTACGAGATCTGAAGCCACTGCTTCGAGGTGCGCTTCACCCCCTGCTTCGAGCAGCTGCTTCGCCAGGTCCGGCTTCTCCTGGCGGAGCAAGTCGGCAGGGGAGGCGCTGCTGAGCGCTTCGCGTTGGGCGATTACCTCAAGCGCGGACACGAGGAAGAGCCAGGCAAGTTCGGGATCGGTGTCGGCCACCCACAGGGCGTCGCGGAATTGGCGAGCGGCCCGGACCAGGGCTACGGCGTCTTCGCAGTCCAGCGCAAGGTACCGGTCCATCCAGCCGTCCAGGGACTCCATACCGATCTTCTCGGGTACGGGGTAGATCGGGTGCTCGGTCGCCGTCCATTCAGGGACGCGGTGGCGCAAGAACTCTGGAGCTCCTCTGGAAGCAGCGTCTGTGAAGCGCCGCACCTGTCCGCCGGATCGCAGACGTATTCCGGCAACGAGAGACAGCACGCACGCAATCTCGTCTTCAAGCGTGAGGTTCAGCCAGGCGGTGACGTCGGTCTTGTCCATCGGCTGCACGTTAAAGGGAGGAAAGTGATCATCCAGGTACAGCGCCAGCACCGGAGCAAG is a genomic window containing:
- a CDS encoding DinB family protein, yielding MTAQETRALVNAALADPELDLGVPLSMSLALREGLHTRVLVALTRGDYHPAVGEVPGTLTYRDGDQVRVVNLSPESELILAAYLAR
- a CDS encoding DUF6233 domain-containing protein; protein product: MGKRRRPISRDEARRLLNAGLRACSHCSPDTLLDIPLSNCPALAAAAR